Part of the Virgibacillus necropolis genome, TAAATTCTCCTTCGTTCATGGAAAAAGAGATATTGTCTAATACCTGTGTATAGCATTTTTCTGAAAAATAATGATGTGACAATTCTTCTAAGGTTAGAAAAGACATTTATTCCCCTCCTTAGTCTGCATATTCTGTGTTTACCAACTCTTCATATGGCACATATCTGCAGGCAACTCGCCAGCCTCTTTCATATGTCTAAATAGTCTATGAAATCCACGTAAATGTGTGATTGCCTATACTAGGGATTTGTTGAGAGGAAACAGCCGAAATACTTTCCGAGAAAAGAAAATACTGTCCTAGAGCTAGCCACAAACGCAAAAAAACCAGCCTCTATGTAGAGACTGGTTTTGTGATTGATTATGCGTATTAACCTCTGTATAATGGACCTGCTTGATTAATTTCATCACTAGCTTGAGTGAATTTCTTAAAGTTATTATGGAATTTCATTGCTAGCTTCTTCGCTTCAGTATCATATGCTTCTTTATCTTCCCATGTATTCTTTGGAACTAATACTTCATCAGGAACTCCTGGAACATGCATAGGAGTTTCAAATCCAAAGATATCATCCTTCGTGGTTTCTACAGTGTTAAGTTCACCTTCAAGTGCTGCATGAACCATTGCTCGAGTATAAGAAAGCTTCATGCGATTTCCGACTCCATAAGAACCACCAGTCCAACCTGTGTTAACCAAGAAAACATTGGAGTTAAATTGATCTATTTTTTCACCTAACATTTTTGCATAGGTTGATGGAGCAAGTGGTAAGAATGGCGAACCAAAGCAAGCCGAGAATGTTGCTTGTGGTTCTGTAACTCCACGCTCTGTTCCTGCTAATTTGCTTGTATAACCACTTAGAAAGTGATACATTGCTTGCTCTTTTGTTAACTTACTGATTGGTGGTAACGTTCCTGAAGCATCAGCTGTTAAAAAGATGATGGTATTTGGATGACCAGCAACACTAGGTGTTACAATATTATCGACATTTTCTAATGGATATGCTGCACGTGTATTTTCAGTTAATGATGTATCATCATAATCTGGAATACGAGAATTTTTATCGAAAATAACGTTTTCTAGCACTGAACCAAATCTAATAGCATCAAAGATCTGCGGTTCCTTTTCTTGCGATAGGTTAATACACTTCGCATAACAACCGCCTTCAACGTTGAACACACCGTTTGGACTCCAGCCATGCTCATCATCACCAATTAAACGGCGATATGGATCAGCAGAAAGTGTTGTTTTACCTGTTCCAGATAGGCCAAAGAATAAAGCAACGTCTCCTTCTTGCCCTACATTTGCAGAACAATGCATAGATAACACTTCACGTTGTGGTAAAAGATAGTTCATTACAGAGAAAATGGATTTCTTAATTTCTCCAGCATACTCTGTTCCACCAATTAAAATAATACGTTTTTTAAACGAAACAAGAATAAATGTTTCTGAATTCGTTCCGTCAACCGCAGGATCGGCCTTGTACGTAGGTGCAGAAACAACGGTGAATCCAGGATCATGTGATTGTAATTCCTCGTCATCTGCAGAAATGAACAATTGTTTAGCGAACAGGTTATGCCATGCATATTCATTGATGACTTGGATTGGTAAACGGTATTTTTTATCAGCACCTGCAAAACCTCTGAATTCAAACAGTTCATCTTTTTCTTTTAAATAATTAATTACCTTTTTATAAAGATTATCAAATGACTTTTCATCAATTGCTTGGTTAACTGATCCCCAATCAATAAAGTTTTCACATGTTTCATCACGAACAATAAATTTATCGTCAGGAGAGCGGCCAGTATATTTACCAGTAGTCGCTTGAATTGCACCTGTTGACATTAATGTACCTTCATCACGATCAAGTATTTTTTCGACTAACTGAGAAACGGATAAGTTTTTTTGTACCTTTTTATGGGAAATTAATTCTTGTAATAATGATGTTTGTTCCACCGATTTCATATATCATACCTACCTTTTTGGATGGATTTTTTTGTTTAAATGTGTGTGTGTTTCTAATCTGTTTATTAGTATAACACATTTATAAAATTAATCCATACTAATCTATTATTTTTATATGCAAACACATAAGAAACATTTCGTATAAAGTTTAGAAAAACTTGCTATTTGCTATTAAGGCGTCCCCTTACATGCAAAAAAAGTTGACATCAGTAACTGATTTCGGTACGATTAACCTCGAACGGATACTCTCTTATTCCGAGTTGGTGGAGGGACAGCCCCTATGAAACCCAGCAACCATCACATTTGTGAAAAGGTGCTAACCTGGTGCAAGGATCACTCCTTGAACAATAAGAGGAAATGGCCACAACACCTTTCCTCGTGAATACAGGAAGGGCTTTTTTTGTTTTAAAGGTAACCGAGTGCATAAGTTAAAGACTAGTAGAATAGAGATCCGTAACACATTATAAAGGGAGGATTTAGCCATATGGCTACAAATCGTCGTTTATTCACATCTGAATCTGTTACTGAAGGTCACCCTGATAAAATATGTGATCAGATATCAGATTCCATTTTAGATGAAATTTTAAAGAAAGATCCACTTGCACGTGTTGCGTGTGAAACAACGGTAACAACTGGATTAGTATTAGTTTCTGGTGAAATATCTACCAACACGTATGTAGATATTCCCGCAATCGTAAGACAAACGATTAAGGATATTGGTTATACCCGTGCAAAATATGGTTTTGATGCTGATACTTGTGCTGTTCTAACTGCAATTGATGAGCAGTCTGCTGATATTGCGGGAGGGGTAGACACCGCACTTGAAGCACGCCAAGGTAAAATGACAGATGATGAAATCGCTGCAATCGGTGCAGGGGATCAAGGATTAATGTTTGGCTTTGCTTGTGATGAGACGAAGGAATTGATGCCACTTGCCATCTCGTTAGCACATAAACTCGCGAAAAAATTGGCAGATGTACGTAAGGATAAAACACTAGATTATTTACGTCCAGATGGTAAAACACAGGTAACTGTGGAGTATGATGAAAATGATAATCCTGTAAAAGTGGACACTATTGTTATATCAACACAACATCACCAAGATATTACTACTGAACAAATTGAAAAAGATTTAATTGAACATGTGATTCGTCCTGTTGTACCTGATCAATTATTAGATGAAACAACGAAGTATTTTATTAATCCTACAGGTCGATTCGTAATTGGTGGACCACAGGGTGATGCGGGACTTACT contains:
- the pckA gene encoding phosphoenolpyruvate carboxykinase (ATP) codes for the protein MKSVEQTSLLQELISHKKVQKNLSVSQLVEKILDRDEGTLMSTGAIQATTGKYTGRSPDDKFIVRDETCENFIDWGSVNQAIDEKSFDNLYKKVINYLKEKDELFEFRGFAGADKKYRLPIQVINEYAWHNLFAKQLFISADDEELQSHDPGFTVVSAPTYKADPAVDGTNSETFILVSFKKRIILIGGTEYAGEIKKSIFSVMNYLLPQREVLSMHCSANVGQEGDVALFFGLSGTGKTTLSADPYRRLIGDDEHGWSPNGVFNVEGGCYAKCINLSQEKEPQIFDAIRFGSVLENVIFDKNSRIPDYDDTSLTENTRAAYPLENVDNIVTPSVAGHPNTIIFLTADASGTLPPISKLTKEQAMYHFLSGYTSKLAGTERGVTEPQATFSACFGSPFLPLAPSTYAKMLGEKIDQFNSNVFLVNTGWTGGSYGVGNRMKLSYTRAMVHAALEGELNTVETTKDDIFGFETPMHVPGVPDEVLVPKNTWEDKEAYDTEAKKLAMKFHNNFKKFTQASDEINQAGPLYRG
- the metK gene encoding methionine adenosyltransferase; the encoded protein is MATNRRLFTSESVTEGHPDKICDQISDSILDEILKKDPLARVACETTVTTGLVLVSGEISTNTYVDIPAIVRQTIKDIGYTRAKYGFDADTCAVLTAIDEQSADIAGGVDTALEARQGKMTDDEIAAIGAGDQGLMFGFACDETKELMPLAISLAHKLAKKLADVRKDKTLDYLRPDGKTQVTVEYDENDNPVKVDTIVISTQHHQDITTEQIEKDLIEHVIRPVVPDQLLDETTKYFINPTGRFVIGGPQGDAGLTGRKIIVDTYGGYARHGGGAFSGKDSTKVDRSAAYAARYVAKNIVAADLAKTCEVQLAYAIGVAEPVSIAINTFGTGKVSEDDLVQAVRKLFDLRPAGIIRMLDLQKPIFRNTSAYGHFGRTDILFPWEKTDKVEELKALTK